In Lotus japonicus ecotype B-129 chromosome 5, LjGifu_v1.2, one genomic interval encodes:
- the LOC130718856 gene encoding uncharacterized protein LOC130718856: MGYSPNQKGFLCYDVIAQRMRISRNVVFFDYQYYFPCFPSDSNSFVPLHTFADVPRPIERFKPGQVYTRRPPTLPPPDADPPPEPAPVTLRRSTRLHRTPDRLLRTCVG; this comes from the exons ATGGGTTATTCTCCTAATCAAAAGGGATTTTTGTGTTATGATGTCATTGCTCAACGCATGCGCATTTCTAGAAATGTGGTTTTCTTTGATTATCAATATTATTTTCCATgttttccttctgattctaacAGTTTTGTTCCTCTTCATACCTTTGCTGATGTTCCTCGTCCTATAGAACGTTTTAAACCTGGACAGGTGTATACTAGACGACCTCCTACTTTGCCCCCTCCCGATGCTGATCCTCCGCCTGAACCAGCACCAGTTACCCTGCGTCGATCCACTCGCCTGCATCGAACACCTGATAG GCTGTTAAGGACATGCGTTGGGTAA